A genomic region of Oryza glaberrima chromosome 1, OglaRS2, whole genome shotgun sequence contains the following coding sequences:
- the LOC127769170 gene encoding rapid alkalinization factor-like, with product MAAAAAARLSSAVAVVLLAFLLAAASASAAAMLVEGGVVGRAAVVMRRGGRTCRGTVGECMEYFGVDGEGEDELAAAAMGGGKRRVLQGGSGYIGYDALRRDSVPCSQRGASYYNCQPGAEANPYSRGCSAITQCRG from the coding sequence atggcggcggcggcggcggcgaggctctcCTCGGCGGTGGCAGTAGTGTTGCTcgcgttcctcctcgccgcggcgtcggcgtcggcggcggcgatgctggtggagggcggcgtggtggggcgcgcggcggtggtgaTGAGGCGGGGAGGGAGGACGTGCCGTGGCACGGTGGGGGAGTGCATGGAGTACTTCGGCGTCGACGGTGAGGGGGAGGatgagctggcggcggcggcgatgggcggcggcaagcggcgggtGCTGCAGGGCGGGTCGGGGTACATCGGGTACGACGCGCTGCGGCGGGACAGCGTGCCGTGCTCGCAGCGCGGCGCGTCCTACTACAACTGCCAGCCCGGCGCCGAGGCCAACCCTTACTCCCGCGGCTGCTCCGCTATCACCCAGTGCAGgggatga